One genomic window of Scylla paramamosain isolate STU-SP2022 chromosome 20, ASM3559412v1, whole genome shotgun sequence includes the following:
- the LOC135110101 gene encoding iron-regulated protein FrpC-like has protein sequence MEPECCATRNQVQPKDKDQIKPKDEYSYFLNTKDEDHIQAKDGDDLLEPKYADGMLGPMDGDDVLELKDGDDLLEPKDGDDVLETKEGDDLLEPKDGDDLLEPKDGDDLLEPKDGDDLLEPKNGDDLLEPKDGDDLLEPKDGDDLLEPKDGDDLLEPKDGDDLLEPKDGDDLLEPKNGDDLLEPKDGDDLLEPKDGDDLLEPKDGDDLLEPKNGDDLLEPKDGDDLLEPKDGDDLLEPKDGDDLLEPKDGDDLLKPKDGDDELQLKEASESPSGEETTNIPRSYCSSGIDPKCLDDSHSPALNFFPH, from the exons ATGGA GCCAGAGTGCTGTGCAACCCGCAACCAGGTGCAGCCAAAAGATAAAGACCAAATCAAACCCAAAGATGAGTACTCGTACTTCCTGAACACCAAAGATGAGGATCACATTCAGGCCAAGGATGGTGATGACCTGCTGGAGCCCAAGTATGCGGATGGCATGCTGGGGCccatggatggggatgacgtGCTGGAGCTAAAGGATGGGGATGATTTGCTGGAGCCCAAGGATGGAGATGACGTGCTGGAGACTAAGGAGGGGGATGACTTGCTGGAGCCAAAGGATGGGGATGACTTGCTGGAGCCAAAGGATGGGGATGACTTGCTGGAGCCAAAGGATGGGGATGACTTGCTGGAGCCAAAGAATGGGGATGACTTGCTGGAGCCAAAGGATGGGGATGACTTGCTGGAGCCAAAGGATGGGGATGACTTGCTGGAGCCAAAGGATGGGGATGACTTGCTGGAGCCAAAGGATGGGGATGACTTGCTGGAGCCAAAGGATGGGGATGACTTGCTGGAGCCAAAGAATGGGGATGACTTGCTGGAGCCAAAGGATGGGGATGACTTGCTGGAGCCAAAGGATGGGGATGACTTGCTGGAGCCAAAGGATGGGGATGACTTGCTGGAGCCAAAAAATGGGGATGACTTGCTGGAGCCAAAGGATGGGGATGACTTGCTGGAGCCAAAGGATGGGGATGACTTGCTGGAGCCAAAGGATGGGGATGACTTGCTGGAGCCAAAGGATGGGGATGACTTGCTGAAGCCCAAGGATGGGGATGATGAGCTGCAGCTTAAAGAAG cctcggagtccccatctggagaggaAACCACTAATATCCCCAGGtcgtactgctcttctggtatcgaccctaagtgtctagATGACTCCCACTCCCCCGCCCTCAACTTTTTccctcattaa